Within the Apis cerana isolate GH-2021 linkage group LG9, AcerK_1.0, whole genome shotgun sequence genome, the region ttgaatgaaaaaaaaaataagaaaatagaagaatgaaaaaggctataattaattgtataaattgaagacattatttgtgatattattagaaaactggtaaaaaaaaagagtcatGATggtagattaattatttatttgttaagtcTTAAAGTTGTTTTAACCTAaggattgttttaaaaaagaatcaattaaGTTTGTTGCAAACGAAATGTTGccatttttcacatatttaattatagatcaaAGTTGTTAATTCTATACATTTTCACGAAGTATACATATtagatttatacatattttgtaaaaatagattcttgttagttaattttttaggAAAGGATTTTGTACAATGGTCTGttgaaacaatataaaattattgttatatataagtttatttgattttaataaaattaaacttatataatttctgtattcatttatttttttaagattatattttatatgttttgtttgattattcttttaaacttgaaattttgtatttatatatttactctttattattttttaatactttgttTTACTTAAAttgatgttaattattaatatttataataaatttgtatgtcTATGAATAAAtgctttaatttcttatttttacattacattaaattttaattttattttacaatataaatatatattttggatgaaaaaaatattttaggaaaaaattcatatagatggacaagataaaaaaataaaataaaaataaatattttaccttttaggtaaaataattttatgacaaactaaataaaaatgaagattatGTCATGTTATTTTCGACGTTTAATAATAACagcattatttgttttattgctGTTTTGTGTTATTCAAGTTTTTCGTTCAGAATTAGgatttaatgataatgaattatcaaatttagataaattgtaagtaaacattttattcatttcaatacAAGAATGaaccattttatattataattcatattttgataacttatattatttcagaatacACATATCTCAGTTAATTAAGGAATCTGAACAACCTTATATTGggtatacaattaattttattagaaaaattttattagataaaaaaaagtagaaaggtCCGTATGTCCTTAGGGAAGGAATTGTGGCTTGTAAACTACCTCAATTAGATGTTTCTAATCCAGAAATTACCAAATTCATTCATGATGTTTCTCCCTTGCAATGTACACCAGAAGATTGGGTTATTCTTCGTGGCTCAAGATTGGTTATTAgtaataaagcaaaaaaaaaatatggatctATAACTTGTTTTTTCAGtggtaaattttatgaaatttatatatttacagtaatatttcataatgttcatattattatattttataattgtttcaattacATTTACAGAAATTCTCAGAGATGATGATTATAATGTATCATTTATGACTCCTATTGAATCTGATGATTCTTATGTTCTAAAATACAGTGATTTTGTTGATGTTAAATGTgaatcaaaaaatagaaacgagtaaatatatattagaaataataatttattgattattatctattattaattcatttcttataaaattttttagatggcATAGTATCATGGTTGGAGTAAAGGATGATcctaaagtaaaagaaaaaagtaaatggGAAAATGTTGGGAACAAGgctcttaaattaaatgtacTTATGTTTGGTTTTGATTCTTTATCCAGAAATACATTTATACGTAAATTACCAAAAacatatcaatatttgaaagaatatttagatGCTTTAATATTAGAAGGATATAATATAGTAGGTGATGGAACACCACAAGCTCTTATTCCTATTCTTACTGGAAAGATTGAACTTGAACTTCCAGATACTAGGAAACGCATGGGATTAAAAGCAAAGTATGTCAATGTATATCCAATGATATGGAatcaatataaagaaaatggtTATATAACAGGATTTATGGAAGATGTTCATCATATTGGAACTTTTACATATCGTCTAAAGGGTTTTAATAAACAACCAACTGATCATTACATGAGAACTTTCTATTTGGCTGCCACAccatattttagatattataataaattttgtattggaGGTATTCCAAGACACAtggtatttcaaattttttttaatattctttatattaagcTTATCAATttgatcattaaatttattattcttataggtaatgttgaattatattaaagaaatttttaatgtttataaacatcaaccaaaatttctttttggatTTCATGGAGAACTTTCACATGATTCTTATAATGATATAGGAATGGTAgatgaagatttttataattggatAAAAGATTTACATGAATTTGGTCATTTGAATAATACagtattgataataatgaGTGATCATGGACATAggtttgtataatatataaaattgaattgaataaaattttattttgaatattgtattgtatcacaaaaattttattcttaatatattaaaaactttataaacatatatttgtaatattgaaaattttatttttaagatttgcaGAAATTCGTAATACTCTACAAGGTAAACAAGAGGAAAGACTACCATacttttcatttgtatttccACTGtggtttaaaaaagtttatccAGAAgcttatgcaaattttttacataatacacGTTATTTAACAACTCCATTTGATATCCACAAAACATTggaaagtatattaaattttgaaacaccAAAAATTGGAGATCGTCATCAAAGAGCTATTAGCTTATTTGATAAggtagattaaaaattatatttaatatttataatgtctACTaagcaattattaatttttcacataaatgtttccaaataaaattatggtgacacagtttttattttttgctataGATTAGATAtaacattaacatttaattatagttaaatttaaaaattaataaatatatatatgataatacagATACCATTAGATAGAACTTGTGCAGATGCATTTATAGAACCCCATTGGTGTGCATGTCTTA harbors:
- the LOC108003554 gene encoding uncharacterized protein LOC108003554 — protein: MKIMSCYFRRLIITALFVLLLFCVIQVFRSELGFNDNELSNLDKLIHISQLIKESEQPYIGEGIVACKLPQLDVSNPEITKFIHDVSPLQCTPEDWVILRGSRLVISNKAKKKYGSITCFFSEILRDDDYNVSFMTPIESDDSYVLKYSDFVDVKCESKNRNEWHSIMVGVKDDPKVKEKSKWENVGNKALKLNVLMFGFDSLSRNTFIRKLPKTYQYLKEYLDALILEGYNIVGDGTPQALIPILTGKIELELPDTRKRMGLKAKYVNVYPMIWNQYKENGYITGFMEDVHHIGTFTYRLKGFNKQPTDHYMRTFYLAATPYFRYYNKFCIGGIPRHMVMLNYIKEIFNVYKHQPKFLFGFHGELSHDSYNDIGMVDEDFYNWIKDLHEFGHLNNTVLIIMSDHGHRFAEIRNTLQGKQEERLPYFSFVFPLWFKKVYPEAYANFLHNTRYLTTPFDIHKTLESILNFETPKIGDRHQRAISLFDKIPLDRTCADAFIEPHWCACLSWQEISTDNDNVIAAAKYFIQFLNSYTEDHRDICEKLKIKEILWAAKLIPNKGLLKFQKSGDQDGFIGDFSAKTKLTTETYQLKVKTEPGAALFEVSITYDIKKNSFVTKISDVSRINMYGSQARCVENSLFHLRKYCYCKN